Part of the Pyricularia oryzae 70-15 chromosome 3, whole genome shotgun sequence genome, TTGCGGGAAATCCCTTGGCCAGAAGCAGATAACCTACCTTCTCGAACAAGTCTTTTTTCAAGGCAGCAGCAATAAATAAAATCCCATCCTCTGCACATGACGCGTACCCTGCCCTGGAAGCGCAACGCGTCTTCCATCTCTGCACCGAAGAATGCTGTCACCCCTCCATCCAAACGTCCGGCGGCTGTCGACCCACATGTCAGCGGGAGCCCGACGTCACATCCGCCAAGGCCCGTGACAGGAGATGAGGAGGCGCAGTCTACCTATCCGCCGTATCGGGTTCCTGTAATCAAAAGTAAGTAAGGCGTTTTGCGAGGCATTCGTTGACCTTCACCcgcttgtttttttcccgTCGATAGGGTATCAAAGATTCACGGCGCTTTGCTGTTTCTAGTTTCTAATTCTAAAAAGCCAGAGCGCTCCCAATCATCTTCACCCCCGCCTGCTCCACCGGAAGAAAGGTGAGCACACAGAATCTTCTGTAGTTAAATTAAAAGAAGCCATGGAACGACGTGCCAAGAAAGATACGATCAGTTATTGTTGACTGACTCTGGCTGGTTTTGCAGGTTTATGATTAGTGGTGTCGATGGCGACGACATATGGCGTatggtggaggatgagtTCCTCTCCGTGGCAGGCGCTTTCACTGCGCATCTTCACAGGGCCGAATACAAAAGGCTCAAGCGTGTGGCAGAGTCCCAAAACGCCAAAACAATCAGCACGATCTCTAGGCCAGTGGCATGCGACAGGACTGATACAGTCAAACGACGACAGGATCGGGAAGAGCTTGAGCGACGTCAAGGTGGGGCCATCAAGCGCATGCGAGCTTCTAGTGATGGAAAGAACTCCAATGAaagcgatgacgatgacggaCCAAGTCCTTGGGCCGGTACCGCCCTGCAGGGTCTCATGGATAGCCCCAGGAAGAAGGCCCCTCGTTTGATCAGTGACGTTATCAAAAAGACCACTATTACCAAGCCTCCAATGTTTCGAAACGCACAGCGATCAACAGCAAACCAATCGGGGAACCTGTACCGCAATACGAGGCCGAGCTCTCTGGAACCCCACCGCACCCAGGGTTCATCGCCAAGGGTCCGACGAGGCGCAGTCAACGATGATGAGCAGACAACTCAGAGCGAGGACGATAGCGACGATGATTTGGATGCAGCCCCTACGCGTCTCGCCCTTGACCGCAAGCACGCGCACTCGCCTGCAGATGCAGACAGCCGCCGGCGCTCCAACGCATCCCACACCATTTCTTTTGGAGATAGCGGCAGCGCGAACACTCGCCAGCGCCCAGCCAATAGGGAATCACTAGGCACACCTGCGTCTCCCGTGTCGCGGCCGCGCGTAGATCAGGACGATTCGGACTCGTCGGGTGGGATTTTTGCACGAGCCAGGAAGCGAAGGGAGCGCCTTCGCGGACAGCAACGGAGTGAACAAGCACCGGGGAATCCACCGACGGGTCGACAAGCAGAAAAGAGCAAGGATACAGCGCTAGATATCGTACCTTCTTTCATTTAAAGAGGATGATGTTAGAAAGGCGTAGACACCTACATGGAGATGGGCGTCCTTATCAAGCAGCGACTTCAGTAGTCGGTAATCATTTTGGGGTCGCGCCCAATATTAATACATATGGACGTGAGGTCCATATACCTGAACTTCTATGCAAACCCGTCCTGCCCTGTTCCACAACGCCGACCCAAACGAGACTGTTCTAACCAAAGCTTGACCTACCAACCTGCCCAGCTATTTATATGACGTTTGTCCCACTTGAACTTTTTCACGCTCAAAAAGCACTCAGTGGGGACGCAGACTGTGTATGGTAAAAATGATTGCTGACTATTGAGAATGGTTGCTTCATAAGAACACCCTTGGTAACGAAACCATGGCGGGCTATTGCATACCATAACACAAACCTCTAGGAGCTCTCAACAATTACAACAACGTGGTTTTCCATCTAAGAGTGCTTCACGGCAGGATTTCCATGCGTCGCAGCCATGGGATCCTCGACCAGCACGCTGCAGTTCCGCTCCTGTGTCGACAGGGCCACATCCAGCGCCGGGTTCGACTGGAAAAAGTTGACCGGCTTGAGCCCGACAACCATCTTCTCGCACGGCATGACCGGCCAGTCCTCGACGCGCGGGTTATGGGTCGACCCAAACGTGTGCCAGACCACGATGTCCCGATCCCTGACGCCCCGGTCATCCTCGGCCCGCTTGTTAATCCAGGACGAGATCCCCTCCCCGCCGGCCGATTGCATCGTCCAGCGCCCCGCGGGGAAGAGCTCCTCGTCCGAGTGGCGCGTCACCCACACGGCGTGGGATGCGTACTCGGACCGCCGCGCGTGGAACGAGGTCGGGTCCGCGAGGAGCAGCTGGCTGTAGCACGGGAGGAGCTTGAAGCCGACCCCGCCGCCCGCGACGGGGTTTTTGACGTTTTCGTTGACCATCTTGAAGGTTCGGTTCTTGGTAAAGTCCAGATGCAGTCCGCGTTCCGTCTCCACGACCTGCGAATCCGTCCCAAAGCCCATCCCGTACGGGTTCCTGTCGCCCGGGGGCATCGGGCGCGTCTCCTCGACCACCAGGGAGTTGGCGCGGCCGTCGATCGCGGGGTCGATCCGCAGGCAGAAGAGGTGCTGGTGGCAAGGCGCAAGCACGCCCGGGGCCACGACCGTGCCGTACCGGGGAGGGTTCGGCTCGTCGAGGTCGATGGGCGCAGTCGATACGATTCCCGTGGCGCGCACCTCGTAAAAGATACTCCCGTCCTGATGGAAATTCCACATAAAGATGTACTCGTAATTGCTCACCGTGATGATGGTTTGAAGCACCAGCACCCTGGAGCGCGTGACGACCGCGTTGCCGGTCCGGTAGTTGGTGTGCTTCCACAGAATCCCGTCGTCGACCTCGTGGCAGCAGACGACGTTGGGCATCAGCAACGGGTCGCCGGACGCGGTGGATAGCCAGCCGTCAAAGTACTTGATGTGGCCCAGGCAGTCGCACCCCAGCTTCAGGTTGTTGGCGTTGATGCCTGCGCCGTCGCTGCCGAGGTCAAATGCGCCCTTGCGGGGATAGGGGCGACGAGGATCGGCGTACGGGACAAACATCTCGGAGAGGGATAGCCGGTAGAAGAGGCTCCGATTGCCTCGCGGTAGTTGAAGCTGATGCGCATGGAAAACTTCTCCCAGCTGATGTGGTTCCCATCGACTGTGAAAGAGGGTCCCTCCGGTTGATTGACATGATAGGGTTTTGTCGATTTCCGATGACCTTTGACGAGGTCTGGGTGGTATTCGCTATTAGTGTGGATTTTGCGGTGGTCAAATGGCTTCTTGTGCTCGGTGGTGATCTTGTCGTCGGCGCCAGAGGGCAGGCGGTAGATTTTGGTGACCTCGAGATTGCCAGACACCTCGGCGCAAAGGTCTAATGGATACGCATAGTAATTGGCATCATCGTGATCGGAAAGGCGCATATAAAACCAGGCCTGACCGAGGGTTCAGGGTTAGCGGTTGCTTGCTGCGAGACTTTTATTTTGGTGTTTTCGGGGGTTTATTATACCATCGCCACTCTTTCGGTCATATCATTTTCTCCATCCGTGGCATAACTCCATGGCTCTACAATGACAGTCGCACCTCCAGGAAGGTCGAGTTGCTTGATCTCATCTTGGACTCTGGGATCTGCCAGGGTTGCTTCGGCAACATTCTGCATGAACACTGTATCGCTGAACGAATGTCGACCAACAAGTTTCTCGTTCTTGACAATCTCCTCCGCGTCGAGATTAACGATTATATCATGCAACATGTTCTGAACAAAGACCTGCACCCTTGCGAGCCGGTCAGGGCGCTTGTTTGACGAGGTTTTGCTCGAAGCCTCGGCTTCCAAGAAAGTAATCATCTCATCTTTGGCAGGCTCCTGTAAAGTGATAGCCCGGAAAGCGAGCTGTGAATCGACATGGGCTTTGCGAACTATGCTggctgcctaggtaggtctGGATGTCAGTAAGGCAGAGCTGCTTGAGGTGACCCTCAAATTATCGGCACCAACATGAGCTATCTCTTGGGGTCCAAGAGGGTCGAAAGGGTGAGATGGGCGTGTTGTCATTGTCGATCGAGAACAGGAAGTCGGCTAGGCACTCGCGAGACAAAAATGACAGCGGATTTTGGATGGAAATGGgaattttatttcttttggtCAAATATTCAAATGAGAAGAAGGTGTCTTCTATATTGGAGCAGAAACACAATCTATCCGGAGGGCAGTTTTTGATAGCGGCCAATCCGGCTCCGATTCCTCGGCATGTGGACGGAGCAGACCGACCTGATGCGGGGTATGCGATAAGTTGTTGGGTTTACTTGGTTACCTTGTACGTTGGAGAACACTAAACATGCATGCTGCAAGCATAAACAGGGAGAGAAGCGATAAGATGAGGCGTGGGCAATAATTGTCCTaaccacctacctactttaTTACAATTATACCAATTACCGTGTACTGTGTGGTGACTTACCTACCCACTTGATAAGAACTCTGGAGCTTCGACCGTAATTGTTTTGCAAGTGAGATCATATATGATCTGTTGGAGTGTATGTTCCGAACTGCTCGCTGGAAACTGCTGAAACGTTTTCGAGTGGGCTGGCAAGTTGCGCCTGTCTCCCCGCCTCCCTAGCTGCAGATTCGTACGTCAAGGTCTACCCGTGATGAAAATATAAATAGGGGAAGCGTTTATTCGATTCTATATTTTAATGGCCATGCTCAAAGTGAGCGGTGTGCTAAAGCACTTGTTCTATCCTCTTTCGACATGTGAATGCAAAGCAAATAGCGAGACTTTGAGCACATCATGCTACACTCACGCGACAACGGACCAGTCGAGCAGCGCAACAGACCACTGAGGCAGCTTGAAAGTAAACCCGTTCTGTCCAGCCGTGACGTTCCTCGTCTCGGTGACGACGACGTCAGCCTCTCCCAACAGATTCTCGTTCAAGGGATCCGACGAGGTCAAGACGGTGAGCTGCGCGCTGCTGCCCTCGACGGCGCCGGGAAAGACGACGTCAAAGTCGACCTCGCCGGCGTCGCCAGTAACGTTGTAGACGGCAGCCTTCCACAGGAACTTGTTGGCGTGGGCGTTCTTGCCGGCGACCCAAAAGGCCGGGTTGTACTCGGCGCTGTTGTCGACGGGCAGGACCTCGGTGAAGCGGGCGTTGCTGAAGAGCTTGATGACGTGGTAGCTCGTCGACAGGGTGGTGGCCGAGGTGTTGGCGTTGAAGCTGATCAGATTGGGGCTCCACTGGTACTGGTCGACGTGCTGCAGGAGCGGCGCAAAGGCGCTGCCGTAGATCTTGTCCGGGTGGCGCTCGTTGCCGATCCAGAAGACGGCCTCGGCCACCGAGGCGATCCACCAGGGCCGGGCCAGGTGGTCTTTCCAGAGCACCTCGTTGCCGTTGGCGCGCGCGACGCCGTACTCGCCCACGAGGACCTTGTGGTTGCGCGACGTGCCCTCGTCGTCCCAGAGCGTGAAGTTGCGCACGGCACCGCTGGGGTCAGGTCAGCACTCAGGGGCTGCCCGAAACGTAGCAAATTCAGAGGCACTTACTTGGGGTTTCCGTAATCGTGATAGTCCAGAACGACATCTTCGGGGATCGGATCGGCTATCTCAACAGTCGAAGCCAGCAACGTCATGTCTGGGTATGCCTTGCGGAGGGCATCGTAGAACATGCGGAAGCGATACTTGTTGTACGAGTCCATACCGGCCGAGAAGTGGTCCTCGTTGCCGATGCCGACAAAGTTGATCTTCCAGGGGTTAGGGTAGCCCAAAGCCGCCCGCTTGGCTCCGTATTCGGTGCTGGCATCCCCCGTGAGAAACTCGATCTGGTTGAGCGCGTCCTGGATAAAGAGTCCAAGTTTCTCCTCGGGGGTCACAATGCCCTTGAGGTAAAGACCGGCCCAGACGATGAGGATTGGCTCGAGCTTCATGTCATCGCACCACTAGAGATTATTTATATATATGTATGTATTAGTCGAGGTTGTTGCTTTTGTATGAGCATAGAGATGTAAACGGTGCGGTTTTGATCTTTGTCAATTGACATCAACTCAACTTACCAGCATGTACTCAATGAGACCAAGACCATCGGTGTTGAAGTAAGTCCAGGCACCTGTCCTGCCGGGACGGTTTTCCAAATCACCGAGCGTCTCGTTCCAACGCCAGCGTGAACCCTCCCAGTGACCCTGAAGGTTGTTACCTCCGGGGAACCTCAGGAAGCTCGGGTTCAGATCCTCAATGGCCTTCATGAGGTCCTTGCGCATTCCGTTCTTGCGGTCCTTGTAGGTGGGCGGGAAGAGGCTGATCAGGTTGAAGTAGAGCGTCTGGCCAGGCTTTTCCGGCACAAATGTCAAGGCAAAGCGGCATTTGTGGCCGTAGGCTGCATCGGGGGTGATGGTGAACTCGTGCTTGGTCCACTCGCCGTCCACAGACCGCGACTGGATCTTGGTGCTGGCGTAGACGGGGTTGACGTTTGCCGCGTCGCGAAAGGCCGCTGTAAAGTTTCCCTTGTAGTCGCCCATGACCCAGAAGCTTCCCGTGTACGTCTGAGGCAGCACGTCGATGCCCCAGTAGCCTGGGTTCGAGATGCCAACCTCCTCGTCGAGGCCGTCGACGGTGGCGCGGACCGAGACCGAGTAGGGAAGCGAGGGCGACACGGGCTTGGGCGTGTCCTTGGTCAGCTGAATGCCGGCCACGGAACCCTGCTTCTCCCACGGGCTCAGGGTGGCGGGCGTAAACTGGTCGCCTTGAAAGGCACGATTACTGATCAGCTCGGCGTAGATGCTGAAGTAAACGAGTAAGATAAGATTAGCTCTCGAGCTTCTGCTTTTGTTCCTCAAAGTTGTTTGTCACTCACCCTCCATCGCCACTGTGGTTGATGTCCTCAAACATGAGGCCATAGGCCAGTGGGGATGCCTTTTTGCCATTGTCCGGTGAGACCTTGATGGTCACGGCGACGGCGGAAGCCGCAAGGCCGACGAGGTGGGAGACTCGCATCTCGGAAAGACTGCAGCGGACTCAGTGCTTCTTCTGCTGCCGGCTAGACAGGACAGGGAGGGAGGAGACGGACGCAGCATCGTGAACCGAGCAGGCGGGAACATGTCACCTATATACCTTGGCAAGACCTCGCGCACCAGGTAATCCATTCCCCCCGCGCACGTTGCTTTTCCCAGCAACAGAaacttttttgtcttttttttttgttttttgacCGCGATTTTCCGCAAAGAACCCCATTGACGTCGCATTCTTCTCCGCATCTCCCAGTGCCGACCAGAGCCGGTCTTTGCTGTAATCGGCAGCTTCCCCGTATCTGGTACGCCATCGACAGACATCCCCCGCACCGAGTCGCGCGAGCCCCATCGCCTTTGATGAGCCGCTCCAATTGCGCCCCTGGGTGCGGAGTCATTGTCGGGGGTTGGCACATGTACTAACCTATGTCACTTCCTTGCAACGTCTCATTCGTTTGGATCGCGATACCAAAGTTGCAAAAAGTCCTTCATAACAAATAATGGGGAAGAGGGGGAAATGTTGTGCGaaattttcttcttctttttgtttatttcgtCATTTTCTTTGTGGGAAGGATTGTCATGCACATCCTGGTGCGAACGTTGCATTTTCCCCTCAATATATATTTCCTCGCTAGCCACGTGCTTTGTCGATAATGTTGCATCCAAAGACCGAAAGTTCGGAGGAGTTTGGCTGTTGAAAGCACGTGTATTTAATCCTAAATTGTTTTGCACTGCGTACTATGTAAAGCACTGCACGCGGCAAGAAGCAAGGTAACTCGAGCAGGAAAACGGGCCAAAGAGGCACATAAACAAGTAAATAGGCAGGCAAACCAGGATAGAGAGTgccaggtaggtaaggtaggtacctaggcgaCGAGCAAATTCCAATCATTTGCGGCAACGTTATTGCGCCTTCAGAATTATGGTTTACATACACAAAGCGCAAGTGGTGTTCTTTCAGTGAAACACAAAAATAAATGGCTTTTCCCATGCACGCTTTTCTAGACAATATACCACCCACTACAAGACTACCCGATATTAAACTCGCTAGCACCGGCACCAACCATTCTCATCatcttcttcatcctccTGGTCCTCTCCgcctcgtcatcgtcctgCTTGTCCAAACCATCACCATCGTCACCCTTTGTGCTCTTCTTACCACCACCATTCGCAGCCGACGGCTTGACCGTCCGCCTCTGAACACCAGCTCCGATGCCACCGGGCGCCTCCCTCAGCCCAAACGCCTTTGCCATGTGTCCCAGGTGCAATTGCGTCATGTCAAAGTAGACACGCTCGTCGCGCACGTGCGTGGCGTATGCTCGAATGTGGCTCCGGAACGCCTGGCGGCCAGAGGCGAGGAGTGTACCAGTCGCGCCGTCGCTGCTCTTTGGGGCTGGCTTTCCGAGCTTGGTCGATGCGCCCTTCTTGGAGTTGAAGCCTTTGCCGCTGTTGTTTGACGCCTGAGAGGAGGCATCGGATGCAAGCAGCCTCTGCTCAAGGTGAAGTTGAAGCGCCTCGGCCCGGGAAGTCCAGGTCTGCTTTCTAGAGTCGAGCTGCTTTTGCTGCTCCGTATCTTGCCCGTCTTCGTTTGTGGCTGTAACAGGAGGCAGGTCAATGTTTGAAGAGAACCCTGCTTGTAGCACCGAATCGTACAATTGCGGTGTCAAGGCTGTCGAGGCATTCTTCTGCAGCAGACCGACATAACCCTCCTCACTCCCAGGTTGCAGAAACAAGACTGCCTTTCCTGGGCGGCCTGCACGGGCCGTTCTACCTATCCGATGTACGTGGTCCGCGACGGCGAATGCGGGGTCATACTCAATTACAAGATCAACGGCTGGCACATCCAAACCTCGAGAGGATATATCGGTTGTGATCAATATAGAAGGGTCTTTGGACTTggaaaaggagtcgagggtGGCGGTTCGGACAGGCTGGGCTAGTGAGCCGTGGAGCTTGTGGAGAGTGATAGTCGTGTTTGCGGCAGAGGTGATGTAGCAGGCCTTGCCTACTGTCGACTCGGTGTGATTTGTAACTGGCTTGGTCGGCTTGGTCTCTTTGGGCGGTGTATCAGGCGTCTCGCCTGCGTCTTTGGGAGCTTTCTTGGGTGTCGGTGGCGCAGCGGCTTCTTTGGGCTCCTTGATCGGCGATCGCAACAGATCAAAGTGAAAGTCGACTGAATCGGCACATGATATGAAGATGATAGCCTTCATCACGGACCCTCTTCGTGCAAAAGACGATTTCAGTAGCGCAATGAGTGTGACAAGGCGAAGCTTTGCAGGCACAACTAGGTACGACTGCTTCAACTGCGAAGGCGCAGCAAAAACAGCCTCGCTCGCTTCATCGCCCTCTTTTGCCGCCTCGGTGCCGTCGACTTTGATGAGCTCCGTTTTGTCGGCTTCCAGACTGTACTCGCCCAGCCTCCTCACCTGCGCATGGTCGAGAGTGGCTGAACACAGCACCGTGACTCTCCTGGTGGGGAGGGCCGGCTCCAGCTGGATGCCGTCCGGGTTGATCTTCTTCAGCGGCGCCTCGCGCATCTTTGAGACGATCTCCTTGAGGTCATCCATGAAACCCATCTCCATCATACGGTCACCCTCATCCAGAATTAACCAGCGCGCCAAACTGACGTCCAAGACCTTTGTATTATCCAAATGATCCTTGAGACGACCAGGCGTCGCGATCAGAATGTTGATACCCTTCCGTATCCGTGCCTTCTCCGAGTGCTTGCTCTCACCACCAATCACAGTCGTGCTGACTATCCACGGAGCGCACCGCAGCAGTTTCTCCAGCACCGTCGCGATCTGCTTGCACAGCTCTCGCGTGGGCGCCAGGACGATGGCAAGcaggcccgagttgcggtgTATCTTCTTGCTCGCATCCTTGGAGATGGTCCCGTCCTCGTTTTGGTTGAGCGCCAGGATTCGGTTGACGATTGGTAGCAGGTAGGCCAGCGTTTTTCCTGAACCCGTCTGGGCCTGGAGGAAAGCGTCTTCGTCCGTGGTGACCAAATGTGGCACGGCCCTGTGTTGGATCGCGGTCGGGGCCTTGAGCTCGAGCTTGGCGGAGAGATGCTGCGCGATACGGCGCGAGAGACCTAGCGCGGCAAACGTCGCCGCCTCGTCGGACAATGGGGCATTGGAAGGCAACGCTGGCTCGGCAGGCTCTTCGGCGGGGGCGGTCTCGGGCTCGTCAAAGTTCGTCACCGGGGTAGGATTCGACGTGAAGAGGCGGGAGGATACATGCTGCGACCTCGGACCCTGAGCCTGGGGTCGGAATCGGCGTTGGATTTCTGGGGCAGCGCCTTCGCTGAGCCGTTGCCTCTTGGCAGGAGCAGGGCCGACGTCGTCGGCGACGGCGTCGTTGGACTGGGAACCGGTGAGACCCCGCTTCACGCTCCTCTGCAGTCGGTTTCGTTCACGCCAGCGACCACCCGTGAATTTAATCTGAGGCTTGATTGGCCCTTCCCCAACCTCAAAGTTGATGAGCAAACCGTCGTCGTCCATGTCGCTGCTGGATGTTGGTTTTGCGATCGGCAAAGGATTCTGCCGCTGCTTCAAACCATGCGAAACCTGCGCTTGAGTTGGGCGGACAAAATTTCCAGAAACTTTCAGGGTTTATCTTATCGCAATTCGATTCTTCGACCCCACAGCTGAGCTGCCCCACAACAGCGACATCCGTCTCGTTTTTCACATGTCTGTCGCCGTGAACTCATGTAATGAAGCTATGCAAGTGGTGAGCGAAAAGGTGTTGCAAATTTGGAAGCAACAACTCTCCAGAAAACCGCTTAACTTCAAGTGCGGTGTTGATTGGAACCGAGTTATTTTTGCCATGGTTGATTTATTGGCTTGAATATGTAAATATTTTAAAGTATGATACACAGAGCGACCCAAGTAACAGGCGAAACTGTGCTATTTCTGCAGCAGACACAGCCATGTTCCTCCCAGTTTAACCTCCTTTCCCGTTTCTGACCTCCCTGAAGAAGACCAGAGTTATGCTGCCGATTCCCATATGAAAAATGTCAATGCCATGCCTGTTTCCCCTAGTTCCCCTTAAGTCgctccctttcttttttatgcTCGAAAATATCTTTCTCTTCTTGTGCGGTGTATATCCGTGAGAGGAGATTGGTCTATGATGTTTGTTGAGGCTCAAGCCATTCGGCGGGCCTGTagaagaggaaaagaaaaggaaagagTAAAGAGAacagaaaataaaaagaaaagcaataaCGCTGACAGCAACTTGAAACAAAACACAAATGTGGTCCAAGTTGCGCCGGGATTCCAACGCCACACTTCCCGCCCGCCATTTTCAGTAGATCAAATCAAGACAAAGGAAAATGGTGTGTGACGGTGATACGTCGAAAATAAAATGTCTGATATGTTGCAAAAGAAACCTAGAGCCCCACCGGTGGACGCGGTACGAAATGAAAACGAGCTGAGACATATGAAAAATATTTGATATTCGCACTGAACATCGCAAAAGCAAGTTCTTTTAACTCAATTCCAGCAGCCTCCCAAAGATTAATCCGCAGCCACCGAGGGGTATCAAAACAAACGCAAAAGAGTTATCGCACGAGACAATTCAGTGTGCATGCAAAGGAAATGGTCAACAAAAATGAAACCCAGATACTTTTTATGGCATCGtgacggcctcctcggcttcACCGCCACTTCCACCTCCGCCGCCAAGCAGCTCGAGAACCTTGTTCACAACGGCGCTCGGGTAGCCGCGTCCTAACATCTCAGACACGACTCCCTTGGCACCCTCACGCATCTCCACGGCGAGATATGCTCGCGTCATGGCCTCGTACGTACTAGGCTCACGGCGTTCCCGCCCGACTGACTCGTAGATTTCCTCTGCCATGGCGATGTTGTTTACGGCTGCCCACCCATGGATGAGGGTGTTAGCGATGTAAGGCGTCATTTCAACCCTACGCCGGCGCATCTCGGCCAGATGAGGCTGAGTGGCAGCGACATCGTGGTTGGCTACCATTGCTTCGAACAGGGCCTGGAAGAGGCAGGCTGATGCGGGGATGGCAGCGTCGGCCATAACCGTCTCAAATATGCTTTGAGCACCTGGAAGGTCGTGGAGAACGCAGCCACGAGCGTGAATCAAGGAAGCGTAGTGGACAGCCTCAGGCTTCTGGCCGGACGCGCGAATGGCCTCAAGCAcagcctcggcggcctccATGTCAACAGGCTCGAGGGTAGCGTGCGTGTCAACCAGCAGCTTGTAGGTGTGCGCAGTGGGCCTGATTCCCTTGGCCAGCATGCGGTCGTAGTACGCCAAGACCTTGGTCTTGTCACGCTTGGTTGTCAAGAAGAACTGCATCATGCTGTTGTAGGGTGCAGGACGGGCCTTGTAGTTGGGCATCGCCTCCATCTCGTCAAACAACTCCTCGGCGAACTTCTCATCCGAGACTCGGCATAGCGCGTTTACTATCGTGCCATACGTAACGCTTGTCGGGCGAATTCCGAGAGCACGCATCTCCGCAAAGTAGAAGAGACAATCATCGATGCGGCGTGCCTTGCCGAGCTTACCAATCAGTGCATTGTACAAGAACGATGATGGCTCTACACCCTCGACCTTGGAACGTTGGAAGATCTTGACGGCCTCTGTGGCTTCATCAAAGGTCTTGGTCGACTCCTTTAGCGTCGTGATATAAAGTCCAAAGGTGTTGGCGGAAGGGGCGGCACCAATCTCAAGAAGCTGGCGGTGGAACTGCTCTGCAAGGTTCCTGTAGCCGAGAGTCAGGCAAGCACCGACCATGGCATCCAAGATGGATGACCAGCCGTAGCGTACCGTGGCATACTGTGGCTGCAGGGGAACATCGGTGTGCGCCATTGCCAGAAT contains:
- a CDS encoding peroxisomal copper amine oxidase → MTTRPSHPFDPLGPQEIAHAASIVRKAHVDSQLAFRAITLQEPAKDEMITFLEAEASSKTSSNKRPDRLARVQVFVQNMLHDIIVNLDAEEIVKNEKLVGRHSFSDTVFMQNVAEATLADPRVQDEIKQLDLPGGATVIVEPWSYATDGENDMTERVAMAWFYMRLSDHDDANYYAYPLDLCAEVSGNLEVTKIYRLPSGADDKITTEHKKPFDHRKIHTNSEYHPDLLGEVFHAHQLQLPRGNRSLFYRLSLSEMFVPYADPRRPYPRKGAFDLGSDGAGINANNLKLGCDCLGHIKYFDGWLSTASGDPLLMPNVVCCHEVDDGILWKHTNYRTGNAVVTRSRVLVLQTIITVSNYEYIFMWNFHQDGSIFYEVRATGIVSTAPIDLDEPNPPRYGTVVAPGVLAPCHQHLFCLRIDPAIDGRANSLVVEETRPMPPGDRNPYGMGFGTDSQVVETERGLHLDFTKNRTFKMVNENVKNPVAGGGVGFKLLPCYSQLLLADPTSFHARRSEYASHAVWVTRHSDEELFPAGRWTMQSAGGEGISSWINKRAEDDRGVRDRDIVVWHTFGSTHNPRVEDWPVMPCEKMVVGLKPVNFFQSNPALDVALSTQERNCSVLVEDPMAATHGNPAVKHS
- a CDS encoding ATP-dependent RNA helicase DBP7 produces the protein MDDDGLLINFEVGEGPIKPQIKFTGGRWRERNRLQRSVKRGLTGSQSNDAVADDVGPAPAKRQRLSEGAAPEIQRRFRPQAQGPRSQHVSSRLFTSNPTPVTNFDEPETAPAEEPAEPALPSNAPLSDEAATFAALGLSRRIAQHLSAKLELKAPTAIQHRAVPHLVTTDEDAFLQAQTGSGKTLAYLLPIVNRILALNQNEDGTISKDASKKIHRNSGLLAIVLAPTRELCKQIATVLEKLLRCAPWIVSTTVIGGESKHSEKARIRKGINILIATPGRLKDHLDNTKVLDVSLARWLILDEGDRMMEMGFMDDLKEIVSKMREAPLKKINPDGIQLEPALPTRRVTVLCSATLDHAQVRRLGEYSLEADKTELIKVDGTEAAKEGDEASEAVFAAPSQLKQSYLVVPAKLRLVTLIALLKSSFARRGSVMKAIIFISCADSVDFHFDLLRSPIKEPKEAAAPPTPKKAPKDAGETPDTPPKETKPTKPVTNHTESTVGKACYITSAANTTITLHKLHGSLAQPVRTATLDSFSKSKDPSILITTDISSRGLDVPAVDLVIEYDPAFAVADHVHRIGRTARAGRPGKAVLFLQPGSEEGYVGLLQKNASTALTPQLYDSVLQAGFSSNIDLPPVTATNEDGQDTEQQKQLDSRKQTWTSRAEALQLHLEQRLLASDASSQASNNSGKGFNSKKGASTKLGKPAPKSSDGATGTLLASGRQAFRSHIRAYATHVRDERVYFDMTQLHLGHMAKAFGLREAPGGIGAGVQRRTVKPSAANGGGKKSTKGDDGDGLDKQDDDEAERTRRMKKMMRMVGAGASEFNIG
- a CDS encoding alpha-N-arabinofuranosidase A, with product MRVSHLVGLAASAVAVTIKVSPDNGKKASPLAYGLMFEDINHSGDGGIYAELISNRAFQGDQFTPATLSPWEKQGSVAGIQLTKDTPKPVSPSLPYSVSVRATVDGLDEEVGISNPGYWGIDVLPQTYTGSFWVMGDYKGNFTAAFRDAANVNPVYASTKIQSRSVDGEWTKHEFTITPDAAYGHKCRFALTFVPEKPGQTLYFNLISLFPPTYKDRKNGMRKDLMKAIEDLNPSFLRFPGGNNLQGHWEGSRWRWNETLGDLENRPGRTGAWTYFNTDGLGLIEYMLWCDDMKLEPILIVWAGLYLKGIVTPEEKLGLFIQDALNQIEFLTGDASTEYGAKRAALGYPNPWKINFVGIGNEDHFSAGMDSYNKYRFRMFYDALRKAYPDMTLLASTVEIADPIPEDVVLDYHDYGNPNGAVRNFTLWDDEGTSRNHKVLVGEYGVARANGNEVLWKDHLARPWWIASVAEAVFWIGNERHPDKIYGSAFAPLLQHVDQYQWSPNLISFNANTSATTLSTSYHVIKLFSNARFTEVLPVDNSAEYNPAFWVAGKNAHANKFLWKAAVYNVTGDAGEVDFDVVFPGAVEGSSAQLTVLTSSDPLNENLLGEADVVVTETRNVTAGQNGFTFKLPQWSVALLDWSVVA